In Hahella sp. KA22, one genomic interval encodes:
- a CDS encoding NRDE family protein: MCLLFVAYQANSRFPLIVAANRDEFYARPTQPLTQWPERPRIYAGRDLQEGGTWMGATTNGRFAAITNHRSGPREAAQLSRGALVRNFLESELSVDDFAAALEPTSHSYGGFNLMMLAGSTLAYFSNRKEPQYQRLTPGVYGLSNGFLNTPWPKLTAGKRRFASAITGPNQDDLWALLADDAAAPDYLLPDTGVGVEVERLLSSAFITSKDYGTRSSTLLLHDANGVTQMWEKTFEKGVYQNEVSLSFPSPLAAPATDGSDT; encoded by the coding sequence ATGTGCCTACTATTTGTCGCTTATCAAGCGAATTCCCGGTTTCCACTGATCGTCGCCGCCAATCGTGACGAGTTCTACGCCCGCCCCACCCAGCCTCTCACGCAATGGCCAGAGCGCCCGCGCATTTACGCCGGACGCGACTTGCAGGAAGGCGGAACCTGGATGGGCGCGACCACCAACGGCCGTTTCGCCGCCATTACCAACCACCGCTCCGGCCCCCGCGAAGCGGCGCAGCTTTCCCGAGGCGCTCTGGTCAGAAACTTCCTGGAGTCTGAATTATCAGTGGACGATTTCGCCGCCGCCCTGGAGCCAACCAGCCACTCCTATGGCGGTTTTAACCTGATGATGCTCGCGGGCTCCACCCTGGCTTATTTCAGTAATCGTAAGGAGCCACAGTATCAGCGCTTAACGCCAGGCGTATACGGTTTGAGCAACGGTTTTTTGAATACGCCCTGGCCCAAGTTGACCGCCGGCAAGCGCCGATTCGCCTCTGCAATTACCGGACCGAACCAGGATGACCTCTGGGCGTTACTGGCGGATGACGCCGCCGCGCCCGACTATCTGTTGCCAGATACAGGCGTGGGAGTTGAAGTAGAGCGGTTGCTGTCCTCCGCCTTTATTACCTCGAAGGATTACGGCACCCGCAGCAGTACGCTGTTGCTGCATGATGCAAACGGCGTCACGCAGATGTGGGAGAAGACATTTGAGAAGGGCGTTTATCAGAATGAAGTCAGCCTTTCTTTTCCTTCTCCTCTCGCCGCTCCCGCAACTGACGGGTCTGACACTTAA
- the pomA gene encoding flagellar motor protein PomA, translating to MDLATLLGLIGGFAIVTMAMMLGGSIGMFVDVPSLLIVFGGTLLVVLMKFSLGQFLSAGKVAAKAFMFKLDKPEELIEQVVELADAARKGGLLSLEGKEIPNAFLSKGIQLLIDGHDGDVVKALLTKDRNLTVDRHKQGSSVFTSMGDVAPAMGMIGTLVGLVAMLSNMDDPKSIGPAMAVALLTTLYGAMLANMVAIPVADKLKLRMGEEEQIKSMIIDALLAIQAGQNPRVIETMLRTYLPEGKRQTEEA from the coding sequence GTGGATTTAGCTACGCTTTTGGGCCTCATCGGCGGTTTCGCGATCGTGACGATGGCGATGATGTTAGGCGGCTCAATTGGAATGTTTGTTGATGTGCCGTCGCTTCTCATTGTATTTGGCGGCACGCTTTTGGTCGTTTTGATGAAGTTTTCGCTTGGTCAATTTCTCAGCGCAGGCAAGGTGGCGGCCAAGGCCTTTATGTTCAAGCTGGATAAGCCTGAAGAATTGATCGAGCAGGTCGTGGAGCTGGCGGACGCCGCCAGAAAAGGCGGCTTGCTCTCTCTGGAAGGTAAGGAAATTCCCAACGCGTTTCTCTCTAAAGGTATTCAACTGCTGATAGACGGTCACGATGGCGATGTGGTGAAAGCGTTGCTGACTAAAGACCGAAATCTTACCGTGGACCGGCATAAGCAGGGCTCTTCCGTATTTACCTCCATGGGGGATGTGGCGCCGGCGATGGGAATGATCGGCACACTGGTGGGGTTGGTGGCCATGTTGTCCAATATGGATGACCCTAAGTCTATTGGGCCAGCGATGGCTGTTGCGCTACTCACAACGCTATATGGCGCCATGCTGGCGAATATGGTTGCGATTCCAGTTGCGGATAAATTGAAATTGAGAATGGGGGAGGAAGAGCAGATCAAGTCCATGATCATCGACGCTCTGTTGGCGATTCAGGCGGGACAGAACCCGCGCGTGATTGAGACCATGCTGCGCACCTATCTGCCTGAAGGTAAACGTCAGACTGAAGAAGCCTGA
- a CDS encoding polyprenyl synthetase family protein, with product MTPKTDSLDDFFQRNRAQIDQALANLLPNPEGPKARLNEAMRYCVLNGGKRVRPLLLLATTEALGGDPQQALPACCAVELIHAYSLVHDDLPAMDDDSLRRGKPTCHIAYDEATAILVGDGLQTLAFSALTEPSGASAESMLQMVRELARASGHLGMVGGQAIDIYSEGHTLKLEELERMHLEKTGALIEASIVLGALSSGRSDAETIEGLRRFAQAIGLAFQVRDDIIDVESDTSVLGKTAGKDAERNKPTYTSLLGLEQAKLKARQLYEEALAQLQALGLQNSRLQDLASFMIERTH from the coding sequence ATGACGCCGAAGACTGATTCTCTCGACGACTTTTTCCAGCGTAACCGCGCCCAGATCGACCAAGCCCTAGCCAACCTGCTTCCCAATCCGGAAGGCCCCAAGGCCAGGCTGAATGAGGCCATGCGTTACTGCGTGCTTAACGGCGGCAAGCGAGTGCGTCCTTTATTATTGCTCGCTACGACGGAAGCGTTGGGTGGAGACCCGCAACAGGCGTTACCCGCCTGTTGCGCAGTAGAACTGATTCACGCCTACTCTTTAGTGCATGACGATTTACCGGCAATGGACGACGACTCTCTGCGCCGGGGTAAACCCACCTGCCACATCGCCTACGACGAAGCCACCGCCATACTGGTCGGCGACGGTCTGCAAACGCTGGCGTTCAGCGCACTAACCGAGCCATCTGGCGCGTCAGCGGAAAGCATGTTGCAAATGGTGCGGGAACTCGCCCGCGCCAGCGGACACCTGGGAATGGTCGGCGGACAGGCTATCGATATCTACTCAGAAGGTCATACGCTCAAGCTCGAAGAATTGGAACGCATGCATCTGGAAAAAACCGGCGCATTGATAGAGGCGAGCATCGTATTGGGCGCCCTGTCCAGCGGTCGGTCTGACGCTGAAACCATAGAAGGCTTACGCCGATTCGCCCAGGCCATTGGCTTGGCGTTCCAGGTCCGTGACGACATCATAGACGTGGAAAGCGACACCAGCGTATTGGGCAAAACCGCCGGGAAAGACGCCGAGCGTAACAAACCCACGTACACATCTCTGTTGGGCCTTGAACAGGCGAAACTGAAAGCGCGCCAGTTGTATGAAGAGGCCCTCGCGCAGCTACAGGCGCTGGGATTGCAGAACTCCCGCTTGCAGGATCTTGCCAGCTTCATGATCGAGCGCACGCATTGA
- a CDS encoding sulfite exporter TauE/SafE family protein, producing MVFLAYLALGALAGVLAGLFGIGGGLIIVPALIFSFELQSVAPSVATHLAVGTSLATIIFTSINSIRAHHQKQGVNWRVFRPMAVGLMIGAVLGAQTASLMPAAQLKLVIGIFAITIGVQMALALKPKPHRSLPGDGVLVGVGGGIGWASAIFGIGGGSLSVPYLTWCNVRMQQAVGTSAACGLPIALMGAVTNIWEGWGEASLPEYSLGFIYLPALAGIAITSMPFASLGAKLAHRLPGDVLKRIFSVLLFIVGGRFLYQAWGQL from the coding sequence ATGGTATTCCTGGCGTATTTGGCTTTGGGCGCGCTAGCGGGAGTGTTGGCCGGACTGTTCGGCATCGGCGGCGGATTGATTATTGTCCCTGCGTTGATTTTCAGCTTCGAACTGCAGAGCGTGGCCCCGAGCGTCGCCACGCATTTGGCCGTCGGCACATCCCTGGCGACGATTATTTTCACATCCATAAACTCGATCCGTGCGCATCATCAGAAGCAAGGGGTGAATTGGCGCGTGTTTCGTCCTATGGCGGTAGGACTGATGATTGGCGCGGTATTGGGCGCGCAGACGGCCTCTCTTATGCCGGCGGCGCAGTTGAAGCTGGTCATCGGGATATTCGCCATCACCATCGGCGTGCAAATGGCGTTGGCGCTGAAGCCCAAACCCCATAGGAGCTTGCCTGGCGATGGCGTATTAGTGGGCGTTGGCGGCGGCATCGGTTGGGCGTCCGCCATATTCGGCATTGGCGGCGGCTCCCTGTCGGTACCCTATCTGACATGGTGTAACGTGCGCATGCAGCAGGCGGTGGGCACCTCAGCCGCTTGTGGGTTGCCGATAGCGCTAATGGGCGCCGTCACTAATATCTGGGAAGGATGGGGCGAAGCGTCGCTACCGGAATACAGTCTGGGGTTCATTTATCTGCCGGCTTTGGCGGGGATCGCGATAACCAGCATGCCGTTCGCGAGTCTGGGCGCCAAATTGGCTCACCGTCTTCCCGGAGACGTGCTTAAACGAATTTTCTCAGTGCTGCTGTTTATTGTGGGCGGCCGGTTTCTATATCAAGCGTGGGGACAATTGTGA
- a CDS encoding PilZ domain-containing protein — MSELAERRRFFRISDTVGLAYRVLQRGEATEKESSESHVSSASLLSLENDISKALESMRAANAGLAHMLELFNRKINLALTLENRSDGVWSEPRRAKRVSLSACGIAFPVDDRLNVGVTLQLHIILYPSNISMSLRALVIACDKPRADDEDKDGFVLRADFTDIEEQNQEILIQHVLKCQTRQLRERREEKEKKG, encoded by the coding sequence ATGTCTGAGTTAGCTGAAAGACGTCGCTTCTTTCGAATTAGCGATACAGTGGGATTGGCGTATCGAGTATTGCAGCGCGGAGAGGCGACGGAGAAAGAGTCATCGGAATCCCACGTTAGTTCAGCCTCTTTGTTGAGTCTGGAAAATGATATTTCCAAAGCGCTGGAAAGCATGCGAGCGGCGAACGCAGGGCTGGCTCATATGCTTGAGCTGTTCAATCGTAAGATTAATTTGGCGCTTACCCTGGAAAATCGCAGCGACGGCGTATGGTCGGAACCCCGACGCGCCAAGCGGGTCAGTCTCAGCGCCTGCGGCATTGCTTTTCCGGTGGACGATCGCCTGAACGTCGGCGTGACGCTGCAACTTCACATCATCTTATATCCCAGCAATATCTCAATGTCCCTGCGTGCGCTCGTTATTGCCTGCGACAAGCCCAGAGCTGATGATGAGGACAAAGATGGCTTTGTCCTGCGGGCGGATTTCACGGACATTGAAGAACAGAATCAGGAAATCCTGATTCAACATGTTCTTAAGTGTCAGACCCGTCAGTTGCGGGAGCGGCGAGAGGAGAAGGAAAAGAAAGGCTGA
- the lgt gene encoding prolipoprotein diacylglyceryl transferase, whose protein sequence is MTERWFDYPNIDPVAFSVGPLSVHWYGLMYLLGFAAAWMLGKHRSHQPHAPMQEQQVADLIFWCALGVVLGGRVGYVIFYNFEQFLDDPIWLFEVWTGGMSFHGGLIGVIIAMWAYGRSLGLSFFQVADFVAPLVPIGLGAGRLGNFIGGELWGRATDVPWAMVFPRDPTHLARHPSQLYQFALEGVALFLILWFYSAKPRPRMTVSGLFLLCYGCFRFLVEFVREPDAQLGYLAWGWLTMGQVLSTPMIVIGVAFIIYGRTVYGAEAKAARS, encoded by the coding sequence GTGACAGAACGTTGGTTTGACTATCCGAATATTGACCCGGTGGCTTTTTCCGTTGGGCCGCTGAGTGTGCATTGGTATGGCTTGATGTATCTGCTGGGCTTCGCCGCGGCCTGGATGCTGGGTAAACACCGTTCGCATCAGCCCCATGCGCCTATGCAGGAGCAGCAAGTGGCGGACCTGATTTTCTGGTGCGCGCTTGGCGTCGTGTTGGGTGGACGCGTTGGCTATGTCATTTTCTATAACTTTGAACAGTTTCTGGATGATCCCATCTGGTTGTTTGAAGTCTGGACCGGAGGCATGTCATTCCACGGTGGGCTGATCGGCGTAATTATCGCTATGTGGGCCTATGGTCGCTCATTAGGACTCTCATTTTTTCAGGTGGCGGACTTTGTCGCGCCGCTGGTGCCAATTGGATTGGGTGCAGGGCGTCTGGGCAACTTTATCGGCGGCGAACTCTGGGGCAGAGCGACGGATGTTCCCTGGGCCATGGTGTTTCCACGTGATCCGACGCATCTGGCGCGCCACCCCTCACAGCTATATCAGTTCGCCCTGGAAGGCGTCGCCCTGTTCTTGATCCTATGGTTCTATTCCGCTAAACCCCGCCCGCGCATGACCGTCTCCGGCCTGTTCCTGCTGTGTTACGGTTGTTTCCGCTTCCTGGTGGAATTTGTACGCGAGCCCGATGCGCAGTTAGGCTATCTGGCGTGGGGCTGGCTGACCATGGGGCAGGTTTTATCAACTCCGATGATTGTAATTGGGGTGGCTTTCATTATTTATGGCCGCACCGTGTATGGGGCGGAAGCAAA
- the dxs gene encoding 1-deoxy-D-xylulose-5-phosphate synthase: protein MQKPYVFQEIPVHRPNTPLLDKIDSPAQLRLLNEAELLQLAHELRAFLLYSVGQSGGHFGAGLGVVELTVALHYAFNTPDDRLVWDVGHQAYPHKILTGRREQMLTIRQKDGLAAFPRREESPYDTFGVGHSSTSISAALGMAIAARMQNQPRKAIAVIGDGAMTAGMAFEALNHAADTKADLLVILNDNDMSISRNVGGLSNYFARLLASKTYNQMRDSGKRVLQGAPGLMELARKTEEHFKGMVAPGTLFEELGFNYIGPIDGHDLPRLVETLNNIKELSGPQFLHVVTKKGKGFAHAESDPIGYHAINKIEPKPKVQDTAKAPKKPRYSNIFGQWLCDMAERDPSLVGITPAMCEGSDLIEFSKRFPERYYDVAIAEQHAVTLAAGLACDGAKPVVAIYSTFLQRAYDQLIHDVAIQNLDVLFAIDRAGLVGEDGPTHAGSFDLTFLRCIPNMVIMAPSDEDETRKMLTTGHQFKGPAAVRYPRGNGPGAEISPGLESLEIGKANLRRRGAQTVILNFGALLPAALEVAEENNFTVVDMRFIKPLDQNMILEMAGSHDLLVTLEENSILGGAGSGVIEFLASQGIAMPVLQLGLPDEFIEHGKPAELHKEVGLDAQGIAAAIKKRLQSLNLASPKTGTSA, encoded by the coding sequence ATGCAAAAACCATACGTATTTCAAGAAATTCCAGTGCACCGGCCCAATACGCCGCTGCTCGACAAAATCGACTCTCCGGCCCAACTGCGTCTTCTCAATGAAGCCGAACTCCTGCAGTTGGCGCACGAACTACGTGCATTTTTGCTGTACAGCGTAGGCCAATCCGGCGGCCATTTCGGCGCAGGCCTTGGCGTGGTGGAGTTAACCGTAGCCCTGCACTACGCCTTTAATACTCCTGACGACCGACTGGTTTGGGACGTGGGCCATCAGGCTTATCCTCACAAAATACTTACCGGCCGCCGTGAGCAAATGCTCACTATTCGCCAAAAGGATGGTCTCGCCGCTTTCCCCCGCCGCGAGGAAAGCCCATATGACACCTTTGGCGTTGGTCACTCCAGCACGTCTATCAGCGCCGCACTGGGCATGGCGATCGCTGCCCGCATGCAGAACCAGCCCCGGAAAGCCATCGCCGTCATCGGCGACGGCGCCATGACCGCCGGTATGGCGTTCGAGGCCCTGAACCACGCCGCCGACACCAAAGCAGACCTGCTGGTGATTCTAAACGACAACGACATGTCGATCTCCCGCAATGTCGGAGGCCTGTCCAACTATTTCGCCCGCTTGCTGGCAAGCAAGACCTACAACCAGATGCGCGACAGCGGCAAGCGCGTGCTGCAAGGCGCGCCGGGTCTGATGGAGCTGGCCCGCAAAACGGAAGAGCATTTCAAAGGCATGGTCGCTCCGGGCACGCTGTTCGAAGAGCTTGGCTTCAACTATATCGGCCCAATAGACGGCCATGATCTGCCTCGTCTGGTCGAGACTCTGAACAATATCAAGGAACTGAGCGGACCTCAGTTCCTGCATGTGGTCACCAAAAAAGGCAAAGGCTTCGCCCACGCGGAAAGCGACCCTATTGGCTATCACGCCATCAACAAAATTGAACCTAAGCCCAAGGTGCAGGACACCGCCAAAGCGCCGAAAAAGCCGCGTTACTCCAATATTTTTGGACAATGGCTGTGCGACATGGCGGAACGGGACCCCAGCTTAGTGGGCATCACGCCCGCTATGTGCGAAGGCTCCGACCTGATCGAATTTTCCAAGCGTTTTCCTGAGCGTTATTACGATGTCGCCATCGCGGAACAGCATGCAGTGACTTTAGCCGCAGGCCTGGCTTGCGACGGGGCCAAGCCGGTAGTGGCCATTTACTCCACCTTCCTGCAGCGCGCCTACGACCAGCTCATTCACGATGTCGCGATTCAGAATCTGGATGTGCTTTTCGCGATTGACCGCGCAGGTCTGGTCGGCGAAGACGGCCCTACCCACGCCGGCAGCTTCGACCTTACCTTCCTTCGCTGTATCCCCAATATGGTGATCATGGCACCGTCGGATGAAGATGAAACCCGCAAAATGCTGACTACGGGGCACCAATTCAAAGGCCCCGCTGCGGTTCGCTACCCCAGAGGCAACGGACCAGGCGCGGAAATCAGCCCAGGGCTGGAGTCATTGGAGATAGGCAAAGCCAATCTGCGTCGCCGTGGCGCGCAGACTGTCATCCTGAACTTCGGAGCCTTGTTGCCTGCGGCGCTGGAAGTGGCGGAAGAGAATAACTTCACTGTCGTGGATATGCGATTTATCAAACCTCTGGATCAAAATATGATTCTGGAGATGGCGGGAAGCCATGATCTTTTGGTGACGCTTGAAGAAAATAGCATCCTTGGCGGCGCCGGCAGCGGCGTTATCGAGTTTCTTGCTTCACAAGGCATCGCCATGCCCGTATTGCAGCTGGGTCTACCCGATGAGTTTATCGAACATGGCAAGCCTGCAGAATTGCACAAAGAAGTCGGTCTGGATGCGCAAGGCATCGCAGCTGCTATCAAAAAGCGTCTGCAGAGCCTGAACCTGGCGTCGCCCAAGACTGGCACCAGCGCCTGA
- a CDS encoding exodeoxyribonuclease VII small subunit has protein sequence MTEKNANSDVSPSTSGSTPDFEDALQRLEVLVRKLEQGDLKLEEALVAFEEGVQLTRHCQTALQTAEQKVQQLIEERGTPLTKPFDQNDAED, from the coding sequence ATGACTGAAAAAAACGCCAACTCTGATGTAAGCCCCTCCACCAGCGGCTCAACGCCCGATTTCGAAGACGCATTGCAACGTCTGGAAGTTCTGGTGAGAAAGCTGGAGCAAGGCGATCTTAAACTGGAAGAAGCTCTAGTCGCTTTTGAAGAAGGCGTCCAACTCACTCGCCACTGCCAAACCGCCTTGCAGACTGCGGAACAAAAGGTTCAACAGTTAATTGAAGAGCGCGGAACCCCGCTAACCAAACCTTTTGACCAGAATGACGCCGAAGACTGA
- a CDS encoding flagellar motor protein MotB, whose protein sequence is MSDEEEQKCECPPGLPAWMATFADLMSLLMCFFVLLLSFSEMDALKFKRLAGSMREAFGVQAIVSVDSIPKGTSIIAQEFSPGKPDPTPLQTIMQQTQMDLPNLEQLCEQQVADALKEECPKIKGEELSDIVLEKIKMLVEETENDAITLASALEAEVRNNQVEVETRGRKIVIRVQEKGSFNSGSADLNPEFFPVIDKLVELLKSMDGSISVEGHSDSIPIHTARFRSNWDLSAARALEVAHALFESGELDPSRFSVAGYADTKPLAPNDSVENRARNRRVEIILQQPLDDETKKEIQKARDVAPGILPSDQSEEWQGLAPDEIF, encoded by the coding sequence ATGAGTGACGAAGAAGAGCAAAAGTGCGAATGTCCCCCCGGGCTGCCTGCCTGGATGGCGACTTTCGCCGATTTGATGTCCTTGCTGATGTGTTTCTTTGTGCTGCTGCTGTCTTTTTCCGAGATGGATGCGCTCAAGTTCAAACGTCTGGCCGGCTCCATGCGGGAAGCCTTCGGCGTGCAAGCTATCGTCAGTGTGGACAGTATCCCTAAAGGCACCAGCATCATCGCCCAGGAGTTTAGTCCTGGTAAACCTGATCCGACACCGCTGCAGACCATCATGCAGCAAACCCAGATGGACTTGCCCAACCTGGAGCAGCTCTGCGAACAGCAGGTGGCGGACGCATTAAAGGAAGAGTGTCCGAAGATAAAAGGCGAGGAACTCAGCGACATTGTGCTGGAAAAGATCAAGATGCTGGTGGAGGAGACGGAGAACGACGCCATTACACTGGCTTCCGCATTGGAAGCGGAGGTTCGTAATAATCAAGTGGAAGTGGAGACCCGGGGGCGTAAGATCGTCATTCGCGTGCAGGAAAAAGGTTCATTCAATAGCGGCTCCGCAGACTTGAATCCCGAGTTTTTTCCGGTGATAGATAAGCTGGTGGAACTGCTCAAGTCCATGGACGGGAGTATCTCCGTGGAAGGTCATTCGGACAGTATTCCCATTCATACCGCCCGGTTTCGTTCCAACTGGGATCTCTCCGCGGCGCGGGCGCTGGAAGTGGCCCATGCATTGTTTGAGTCGGGAGAGCTTGACCCCTCCCGTTTCAGCGTCGCCGGTTACGCGGACACCAAACCCCTGGCTCCGAACGATTCGGTGGAAAATCGCGCCCGCAATCGACGGGTGGAGATTATTCTGCAACAACCGCTGGATGATGAAACCAAGAAAGAAATTCAGAAGGCGAGAGATGTCGCTCCAGGCATTTTGCCCAGCGACCAATCGGAGGAATGGCAGGGCCTGGCGCCGGACGAAATATTCTGA